Proteins encoded by one window of Engraulis encrasicolus isolate BLACKSEA-1 chromosome 23, IST_EnEncr_1.0, whole genome shotgun sequence:
- the LOC134439927 gene encoding G-protein coupled receptor 183-like, giving the protein MHIQNYTIPLSVHFDRVEDYFIYLFHILFATSSVLVAGSVVVGILGTRSLRRQNRCIFMLNTSISDTLTGFSVYYLGLFDVQEGYPSRNGTFYILPSFLGVNVLTFLFAQFDRYLAVCHPFFYNRFISRGCVIAMCAICWIYTYSILIVQNMVPISKAAQINAFGVIALQLIVLTKIIMTIKLYVIARHQLGREVPSTERETKKESLRIILLVVICFLILWCPSFVNIIVRQLTGKGLRFRNEATNLFSTMSRCNALSTPALYIWGSPSLREAVGKLVWYRIFPKLREQQIHCA; this is encoded by the coding sequence ATGCATATCCAAAACTATACCATACCGTTGTCTGTGCATTTCGATCGTGTAGAAGACTACTTCATATatctttttcacattttattcgCCACCAGCTCAGTTCTGGTGGCCGGGTCTGTTGTGGTGGGTATTCTGGGCACGCGATCCCTGCGTCGCCAAAACCGCTGTATTTTCATGTTGAACACGAGTATCAGTGACACTTTAACAGGATTTTCTGTTTACTATCTTGGTCTTTTTGATGTCCAAGAAGGATATCCATCCAGGAACGGCACATTTTACATACTCCCTTCATTTCTTGGTGTGAATGTACTGACATTTCTCTTTGCGCAATTCGACAGGTACCTTGCCGTGTGCCACCCGTTTTTCTACAACCGTTTCATATCGCGTGGATGCGTTATTGCAATGTGTGCAATCTGTTGGATTTACACATATTCCATACTGATTGTCCAGAACATGGTGCCTATATCAAAAGCCGCCCAAATCAACGCGTTTGGTGTCATTGCATTGCAATTAATTGTTCTAACCAAAATCATCATGACCATAAAGTTGTACGTCATTGCTAGGCACCAACTCGGCCGAGAGGTGCCTTCAACAGAAAGAGAAACGAAGAAAGAGTCATTACGTATCATACTGCTTGTTGTGATATGTTTTCTGATTTTATGGTGCCCGTCTTTTGTGAACATTATTGTGAGACAACTGACTGGAAAGGGACTGCGGTTTAGAAATGAAGCGACAAACCTTTTCTCCACCATGTCCAGGTGCAATGCTCTCTCCACTCCTGCGCTGTACATATGGGGCAGCCCCTCTTTACGAGAGGCCGTGGGTAAACTAGTTTGGTACAGAATCTTCCCTAAACTAAGGGAACAACAAATCCATTGCGCGTAG